A window of Pedococcus badiiscoriae genomic DNA:
GCAGGCCGATCATGACGAAATGGTCACTCTAGGGAGATCTAACCTCGCGCGCGTGAGCGATCTACAGAGGCGGTGGGCGCAGGCGCGCAAGGAGTGGGTGTCCACGTTCGACCAGATTTTGGCCCGTGACAGCCTCCGCGTGTGCCACGTGCTGCATCAACTCGAGGTCGGGGGTGCCGAGCGTGTTTGGCTGCAAATGGCGAGGCACATGATCGACGAAGAACTGGCCTTCGACTTTGTCGTTCTCAGTGGGGAAAGAGGCGTCCTGTCGCCAGCCTTCCATGCGGCCGGGGCGACGGAGTCGTTGGTGGGCATCTCGCCTTTCGCGACGTTCCCGCTGCGCCTGGCAAGACACTTCAGGGCCTACGAACCCCAAGTCGTGGTCTCACACGTCTCGCTGTTCTCGGGCATCGTGCTCCTGATCGCGAGGCTGGCCGGCGTCCGACGACGTATCGCGCTGTTCCACAGCGAAGGGGACGGACGATCCCGGTCCATTGCGCGGCGCGCCTACCGGACCGCCATGCGGGGGTTGCTTGGAGTCGTAGCCACAGACGTGGTCGGCGTGAGCCGCTCCGCCCTCGAGTTCGCGGGCCTGAAGGGCATCGTCATTCCCAATGGCGTCTCTACAGGGGCCATTGGACCGCGCCAGGGTAGGCGGCTCGGCAAGAAGCCTCGGGTGGTTCACATCGGGCGGGCGGATCCCGTGAAGAACCGCCGAGCAATCCTCGACATAGCGCGAGCGGCGCCGCACCTTGACTTTTCCCTGGTAGGCCCCGGAGGCCGAGAGGACCTCGGCGATGCGACGCTGCCGGAGAATCTCTCCGCAGACGGTCCAACTGATGACGTCGAGGCAACCTTGGGCAGCGCGAGCGTCCTGCTGCTGCCGTCGCACCGCGAGGGTCTGCCTACGGTGATACTTGAGGCCCTCGCATGTGGAGTACCAGTCGTAGCTTCGAGGATCCCCAGCATCGTTGAACTCGAACACCAACTCCCGGGCGTCTCCACGGTGCCGATCGACGCGCCGCCCGCTCAATGGGTCGACGAACTGAACAGAGTATTGTCGCTCGGTCTCGCGCCATCGACGCTGCGTCACGGAGTCAGCGCCTCGCATTACACGCTGGAACGTTCCGCAAAGGCCTGGAGGGGATTGTGGGACTGAATCGCCATCTGCGTACGTGGTTTCCGCTCTTCGCAGTAGCCGTGGCCCTCGTTCTTGCTGACGCCTCCAGGCTCACGGCGGCGGGAGCGGCAACACTCTCTCTGTCCATCTTCATCCTGTTGTTTGCGGTCTCTTCTAACTGGTCAAGCAGGATGGTCCTGAGCGTAGGTCCCATATATGTATTAATTTTTGGCCTCTTTCACTTTGGCTTGATGTGGACCACCGGCTTCCTCGGAGCCGCCGCGTTGGGGCCCATCGGAAAGGAGAACCTGGCGTGGATCTACTCGGTCCAAGGGCGTCAGGCCCTGATCTTGGCCTGTTGGGGGATTCTCGCTTTCACCTGTGGCCTCGTGCTTGCGCCGAGCCTTCCAGCGGCCCCACCGGCCGCACCGCAGCGGGGCGACAAACTGCAGCGCCTGGGTGTCTTTGGTGTGCTCATCAGCGTCGCGGGAGCTGCGATGTGGGGATACAGCGTTCTGTCGGTCGGAGGAATCCGAGCTCTTCAAGGCGGATACCTCAAGTTCCTTGAGTCCGCTCAAACCCCGATGGTCGCATATGGCACTTGGGCGCTGGGCCTTGGATTAGCCCTGTCTCAATTAGGCAACACACGCACTCGTATCATGGGTGGGGCCTTATTCTTGAGTTTCGCGCTCGTGGCATTCCCCCTTGGTCTACGAGGGGCAGTCCTCTTTCCGGTCGCAACGTGGCTGACCACTCGTCATCGATTGGGACGACGCACTCCCCTTTGGCTCGTTGCAACCGTAGGCGTGGGCGCGCTGATCCTGAGCGCGATCGTTAGAGCCACACGCGTCTCTCAGGCCGACGCGTTGGTGCCGAAAACATTCTTGGACGCTGTCAGCGGATCAATTTCAGAACTTGGCTTTTCGCTATACCCGACGGTGGCCACCATGCGCTGGTCAGCCTCAGGCGAACCGCCGGCGGGCTTTTCGAGTTTCTACATCGTGCCTCTACGGTTCCTCGAGCGACTGCTGGGTTTGCCTGTTCCTCCAGGCGAGTCAGATCCGCGTATCTTCAATGTGGTCATGCAGGCTCGGGAGGGTGCGGTGGGTGGGAGCCCCGTCGCCGAAGCAAATCATGCGATGGGAATGCCCGGAGTACTCCTCGTCATGTTCGTGATCGGCGTCGTCCTCGGATTGGCAACGCGCTTCGAGAAACAACAGATCGCACTACTTCCGGTGATAGCCCTGCCGCTCTTCATCAACGTCAGGAACAGCTTCGCACCGGTTCCTGTGCAGATGCTTCTCGGCCTTCTTGGCGTTTGGATTGTCATGAAAACCGACATGGCGACCCGGAGCGCTCCAGCGAAGAAAACGTGGGAGTATGAGCGCCAGTCTTAGGTTCGAGGCCCGCAAGCGGTTTGCCTACTCCTCCGCAGGATCGATAGGCGCAGCCGCAATCAATGCCGCGGTGGCCCTCGTCACGACTTTTGCCCTGCCTCCCGCACACCGGGGCGAGTACGTCGTGCTGATCACTCTGGCGAGCGGCCTTGGGCCGGTACTGGGGCTGGGCACTGGGGCAGTCATCCGCGGGATACGACGCGACCAGGCACATCATGAGCGGCAGCTTGCGGCGTTCTGGACGCTGTCCCTTCCGTTAGGTCTAATCGCAGGTCTGGCGACCGCTACAATCTGGGCTCTCCTGCCGCACTCCACAGCACATCTGACCATCCCCGCCGGTGTTGCGGGCACTTCCTTCTTCTTCCTGTGGCAGCTAACCGAATACGAGTTCTCCCGAGGTCATTTTCACCGCGCGGCGCGCGCCTCGCTCGTATCCCCAGCGGTGGCCTTGGCATCATGCGCGTGCTTGGGGGTCGGGCTCACGTACTTCGGTTTCGTCGTGCTGCAATTTCTTGCAACAGGCATCCTCGCGGCAGTTCTCTGCCTTCCCCCGCTGACAACCCATTTTCGATCGCCAGCGCTTCTGTCCCGGGCCGAAATCTGCGAGTTGTTGGTTGGGGGGCTCCCCATCGCGTTCATGACTCTTGCGATGATGGTTGCCTTCAGGCTTGATCGCCTTGTCGTTAATGGCTATCTGTCCGCTTCTGCGGTTGCGGTCTACTCCTTGGCTGCCAGTTTCGCCGAGCTAATTCGCCTGGTCCCCATGGCCCTGGCGCAGGTGGCCCACTACGCAACGGCAAACCGGGCAGGGCGCGCCGCGACGCGTCGCTACCTGGCCTATGCCTTTGCCATGGCCGTTGCCGGCTCGACGGCCACTTTCGTGACACTGTTGATCAGCCTCCACTTCCTGCCAGCTGCGTACGACGACTCGGTGGCTGTCCTTGCCGTCCTCCTCGTCGCAGAACTGGTCCTGGTCCCCTTTACGATGGGGGTCCGAACGCTGCAAGCAACCAATCGGATGCGGGAGGTTGGTTACCTTGGCCTCGTCGCACTGGCCGCAACGACTGCTGCATGTTTCCTGCTCATTCCGCCCTTTGGCCAGATGGGCGCCGCATTAGCATCCCTCGTGGCGTACGCGCTCACATCGGCGACCACGCTCATCCTTCTTCGTCGCCAGCCATCCAGTGAGGATCAGCACGAGCAGATCGGCTGACAAGCCCCAATCGACACATGTAGGAGAAGGAGCTCAGATGATCTCGGCGAGAGACTTATATCGATCCATCGGTCGCTCAGTTTATAGCCTCATGCGCAACCGCGAGATCGAGTTTGCGAGGCCTCGCGATGGCGTGTGGGTGCGCTGGTTTCCGTCTCAGGGCTATCTGGTCACCCCCGGCCTACGCGGACCCGGCTGGAAGGCATCGAGGCTCGCCTGCGCCGACATGCTCGCGCCCGGCGAGCTGGTCCGGGATGGCGATGTGGTCGTTGAGGTCGGCGCCGGCACGGGCACCGAAACCGTTTTCCTGAGCCGATCCGTCGGCAACACCGGAACGGTCATCGCTGTCGAAGCGCACCCGACGACGGCGGTCTGTCTGCAAGAAACCATCTCCCTCAACCGATGCGAGAACGTGAGGCTCGTGCAGGTTGCCCTGTCAGGTTCTGGCGACCCAGTCCACCTCACTACTGGCCGGGGTGTGTCTGGCCTCGCAAACCGGATTGACGCGGGGGAAGGTGGAGTGTCGGTCGCGGGGGGCACCCTCATGGATATCGTTCGACAGCAGGGCCTCCATCAGATCGACCTTTTGAAGATGAATATTGAGGGGGCGGAGCTAGACGTCCTCCGTGGCTCGCTTACTACGCTGGATCAGGTGCGACGCGTGATGATCTCGTGCCACGACTTTGCAATGGGCGACGACCCAGGGATTCCGCCCACTTTCGACGCAACCCGAAGCCTCCTCAAGGACGCGGGTTTCCGGGTGGTCACCCGCCCGGATCATCCACAGCCCTGGATGCGGAACTACGTTTACGGCTATCGGGAGGCGCTTTCCGCGCCCTCCTGAGGTCGCGCCGCATCCCCCGATGGACTATCGCCTTCTCAGCTGCTGTGCTGGCACCCCGCCCACCGTGGCCCCAGCTGCGACGCTGCGCGTGACTACGGCGCCAGCGGCCACCGTCGCCCCGTCCCCGATCGAGGCGCCGGATAGCACCACACTGCCGGCGCCCAGCCAGACATCCCGCCCGATCTCGATGGGACTGCTGGTGAAGGTCATCGCACTGAGCGGCACCGAATGGTCGTGATTGGCGTCGCGGACCACGACCATCTCCGCAAGCTTGGTTCCTGCACCGATGGTCACGCGCTCCCTCGCCACCACCACCGAGTTCGGACCAACGTAGTCGGCATCAAGAATGAGCGTCGCGCCAGCCCCCGCGGTGACCATGGTGCCACGCCCGATGTGGCAATTTCGGATGGTCGCATGCGCATCAGGCCCGGCTTGCACAGTCACACCGGCGCTGATGAAGACTCGACCTTCAAAGTCCACATTTGGGTATCGCAGCTTGATGGCGAGGCGCCGGCTCCGCGACAGCAACTCGCTCCAGACGGACGCGACACCGCGCAACGCGCGCGCAAAACTCGTACTCATGCGCCGAACGTAACCCACTCTCCATGTGTGCCCGTCCTAAGGGGCAGGTTCCCTCATGGGTTGTTCCCAGGGACCTGGCAGAGATGCAGGTCGGTCGCTACCTCCAACCGCCCGCGCCACGGCGTCGGCCACGCCGTCGGCGAAGACGCTGGGCACGATCTCGTCCGCTGTGGGCTCGGGCACCAGGCCGGCGATGGCCCTGGCCGCCGCCAGCTTCATGGCCTCGGTGATGTGCGGGGCACCTGAGTCCAGCGCCCCCCGGAAGATCCCCGGGAAGGCCAGCACGTTGTTGATCTGGTTCGGGAAGTCCGAGCGCCCGGTGGCGACCACCGCGGCATACCTCGACGCGACGACGGGGTGGACCTCCGGATCGGGGTTGGCGAGCGCGAAGATGATCGACGACGGCGCCATCCGCGCCACCTGCGCCTCGGGCACCTGACCGCCGGACACCCCGACGAAGACGTCGGCGCCCACCAGCGCGTCCCCGAGCGACCCGGACAGACCCCGGGGGTTCGTCGTGGCGGCGAGACGACGCTTGTGGTCGGCGAGGTCCTCGCGCGTCGGCGCGATGATCCCGCGCGAGTCACACACGACGATGTCGGCCACCCCGGCACGGGCCAGCAGCTTGGTGACCGCCACGCCGGCCGCCCCCGCACCGGAGACGACCACCCGCAAAGATTCCAGCGATCGCCCGACGACACGTGCAGCGTTGATCAGTCCGGCCAGCACGACGATGGCGGTCCCGTGCTGGTCGTCGTGGAAGACGGGGATGTCGAGCCGCTCCTGCAGCTGGCGCTCGATCTCGAAGCACCGCGGCGCCGAGATGTCCTCCAGGTTGATGCCACCGTACGTCGGGGCGATCCGCACGATCGCCTCGACCAGCTCGTCGACGGTGCCTGTCTCCATGCACACCGGCACGGCGTCGACCCCACCGAAGTGCTTGAACAGCACCGCCTTGCCCTCCATCACGGGCATCGCGGCGAGCGGGCCGATGTCGCCCAGCCCGAGCACGGCGGTGCCGTCGGTGATGACCGCGACCGTGTTGGCCCGAGCGGTGTAGCGGGCGGCCAGCGAGGGGTCGAGCGCGATCGCGCGGGACACGGCCGCCACGCCCGGGGTGTAGAGCAGCGCGAGGTCGACCCGGTCCCGCAGCGGCTGCGTGGCGTGTACCCCCAGCTTGCCGCCCTCGTGCGCCCGGAAGACCGGGTCGGACGGGTCGAACAACGGATACGACGGGAACGCAGACATGGACGATTCACCTCAAAGGGGAGGAAGACTTGCGTGGGGCACACCGCGCACGGATCGATCCGCGGTCGAACGACAGCCGGGTGTGGCCTCTCAAACGCACTGCGCGGGGGTTACCCGCAGGTTCATCGTGGCACACCGAACCGCGCGAAACCACCGTCGTGACGTGAGTGTGACCCGCGTCGCCCCGAGGAGTGGCAGTATGCCGATCAGTCCCACACGTGGCGCGGCTCCCCTGCCAGCCACACGGCATACGAGGAAGGAACCTCACCGCATGACCCATCGCTTGCGCCCCGCCACTGCCCTGATCGCGGGGCTGGCCACGGCAGGACTGGCTCTGTCCGCCTGCGGATCGAACTCGCTGTCCACCAACACCAGCACCTCGAGCAGCAGCTCCTCGACCACGGCAGCGGTCGACCAGGCCCTGGTGGCAAAGCTCCCCGCCAAGGTCAAGAGCGCGGGCAAGATCGTGATCGGCACGGACGCGACGTACCAGCCCAACGAGTACCTCGACACCGACGGCAAGACGGTCATCGGCATGGACGTCGACCTGTTCGACGCGGTCATGGCCAAGTTCGGCATCAAGACCGAATGGGTCCCGACCGGCTTCGACCAGATCATCCTGGGCGTCAAGAGCGGCAAGTACGACGTGGGCGTCTCGTCCTTCACCGTCAACGCCGACCGTGAGAAGCAGGCCAC
This region includes:
- a CDS encoding glycosyltransferase, whose translation is MTRILVTEARYGLSPAGNPAPLEASAEDSSWSPYLEEPDHVLLVARLGPDATPNTSTGLHLYPLPYWHGVRQLILRLAKVLFSVWRLAGVSGVFVVRMPGTVSYLVTPFLIIRGRRFVVEMVGDPAELLRTAGKPRSAQGAALFQRLVIRHAVGVHYVTEHSLQASYPASKNAHVASFSDVNIPESLAIARSPTEDGFKMLAVGTQEMPYKGHDTIIRALPDLPDHVTLSLVGAGRCQPSLRALASKLGVSHRVAFLGSLRHFEVLAEMRRADLFVMASHTEGLPRVLVEAMSTGLPCLSTPVGDIPHLLPAECLYAIDDHRQLAICIRRLQADHDEMVTLGRSNLARVSDLQRRWAQARKEWVSTFDQILARDSLRVCHVLHQLEVGGAERVWLQMARHMIDEELAFDFVVLSGERGVLSPAFHAAGATESLVGISPFATFPLRLARHFRAYEPQVVVSHVSLFSGIVLLIARLAGVRRRIALFHSEGDGRSRSIARRAYRTAMRGLLGVVATDVVGVSRSALEFAGLKGIVIPNGVSTGAIGPRQGRRLGKKPRVVHIGRADPVKNRRAILDIARAAPHLDFSLVGPGGREDLGDATLPENLSADGPTDDVEATLGSASVLLLPSHREGLPTVILEALACGVPVVASRIPSIVELEHQLPGVSTVPIDAPPAQWVDELNRVLSLGLAPSTLRHGVSASHYTLERSAKAWRGLWD
- the wzy gene encoding O-antigen polysaccharide polymerase Wzy, with product MALVLADASRLTAAGAATLSLSIFILLFAVSSNWSSRMVLSVGPIYVLIFGLFHFGLMWTTGFLGAAALGPIGKENLAWIYSVQGRQALILACWGILAFTCGLVLAPSLPAAPPAAPQRGDKLQRLGVFGVLISVAGAAMWGYSVLSVGGIRALQGGYLKFLESAQTPMVAYGTWALGLGLALSQLGNTRTRIMGGALFLSFALVAFPLGLRGAVLFPVATWLTTRHRLGRRTPLWLVATVGVGALILSAIVRATRVSQADALVPKTFLDAVSGSISELGFSLYPTVATMRWSASGEPPAGFSSFYIVPLRFLERLLGLPVPPGESDPRIFNVVMQAREGAVGGSPVAEANHAMGMPGVLLVMFVIGVVLGLATRFEKQQIALLPVIALPLFINVRNSFAPVPVQMLLGLLGVWIVMKTDMATRSAPAKKTWEYERQS
- a CDS encoding lipopolysaccharide biosynthesis protein translates to MSASLRFEARKRFAYSSAGSIGAAAINAAVALVTTFALPPAHRGEYVVLITLASGLGPVLGLGTGAVIRGIRRDQAHHERQLAAFWTLSLPLGLIAGLATATIWALLPHSTAHLTIPAGVAGTSFFFLWQLTEYEFSRGHFHRAARASLVSPAVALASCACLGVGLTYFGFVVLQFLATGILAAVLCLPPLTTHFRSPALLSRAEICELLVGGLPIAFMTLAMMVAFRLDRLVVNGYLSASAVAVYSLAASFAELIRLVPMALAQVAHYATANRAGRAATRRYLAYAFAMAVAGSTATFVTLLISLHFLPAAYDDSVAVLAVLLVAELVLVPFTMGVRTLQATNRMREVGYLGLVALAATTAACFLLIPPFGQMGAALASLVAYALTSATTLILLRRQPSSEDQHEQIG
- a CDS encoding FkbM family methyltransferase, which produces MRNREIEFARPRDGVWVRWFPSQGYLVTPGLRGPGWKASRLACADMLAPGELVRDGDVVVEVGAGTGTETVFLSRSVGNTGTVIAVEAHPTTAVCLQETISLNRCENVRLVQVALSGSGDPVHLTTGRGVSGLANRIDAGEGGVSVAGGTLMDIVRQQGLHQIDLLKMNIEGAELDVLRGSLTTLDQVRRVMISCHDFAMGDDPGIPPTFDATRSLLKDAGFRVVTRPDHPQPWMRNYVYGYREALSAPS
- a CDS encoding acyltransferase, with translation MSTSFARALRGVASVWSELLSRSRRLAIKLRYPNVDFEGRVFISAGVTVQAGPDAHATIRNCHIGRGTMVTAGAGATLILDADYVGPNSVVVARERVTIGAGTKLAEMVVVRDANHDHSVPLSAMTFTSSPIEIGRDVWLGAGSVVLSGASIGDGATVAAGAVVTRSVAAGATVGGVPAQQLRRR
- a CDS encoding NAD(P)-dependent malic enzyme, whose translation is MSAFPSYPLFDPSDPVFRAHEGGKLGVHATQPLRDRVDLALLYTPGVAAVSRAIALDPSLAARYTARANTVAVITDGTAVLGLGDIGPLAAMPVMEGKAVLFKHFGGVDAVPVCMETGTVDELVEAIVRIAPTYGGINLEDISAPRCFEIERQLQERLDIPVFHDDQHGTAIVVLAGLINAARVVGRSLESLRVVVSGAGAAGVAVTKLLARAGVADIVVCDSRGIIAPTREDLADHKRRLAATTNPRGLSGSLGDALVGADVFVGVSGGQVPEAQVARMAPSSIIFALANPDPEVHPVVASRYAAVVATGRSDFPNQINNVLAFPGIFRGALDSGAPHITEAMKLAAARAIAGLVPEPTADEIVPSVFADGVADAVARAVGGSDRPASLPGPWEQPMREPAP